The sequence below is a genomic window from Xiphophorus maculatus strain JP 163 A chromosome 18, X_maculatus-5.0-male, whole genome shotgun sequence.
TCTGTCTTAGGACACCGAATTCACTTTTCATCTGCTCAAAGGTTTTGGAATTTTCGTCTTCAATTAATTGATGAATATGAGATAGTCCATAATTAGACCAGTATTTCAACCAGAGTCTAACTTGTTTggtaaaaaaggtttttataaaTCCTGTATTTGATAAAAGTGAGATctgttttaataacttaaaaacaGATTGTattttgttccagattttatgagtttttgttggggtttttttgtcaaaattgtcACTTCTTTTACAGGAGCATCTCAGAAGGCTGATGTTTGCAGTGGCACTGAGCACATTCTTTCCTCTAGTTCAAGCCGTTGAGTGTCTGTACTATTCTATATCCATACCAATGAGGGTTGAAGTTGTGCAGGCCAGTAATAATATTTTACGTTTGGCAGTTTAAGGCCCCTCTTGGATTTAAATAACGAGTTTTTAGTCTAATTCTAGGGTGCTTTCTTTTGCCAAATAAATCTAGAtatcattttagttattaaaggTAGAGTTGGGAATCTCCACCGGtcatacctgtcaagtctcTCGTTTTGCCTGgaaaactgctgcttttatgTTCCCTTTTCCCACCATGCTCCCATATTACTTACAGTGGTTTCTCTACGGGGGGCGACGCTCCTAAGAACGATTGTTATTTAACCAAAAtaattttaccttttctttgtGAACACAataacttttgtttaatttttccatAGTCAGTtcaattgtttttaatctggttACTAACaggtgtctctgtgtgtgttgcagaTAAAGCCAGTGTGGAACGAAGGATCTCCTCTTTGTGCTACTGTACAGTGACACTGTATGAGTAGCAGGCGCCGCCTGACCCCCATAGCGGGACCACGCCCTAAAGAGACTCTGGAACTGAGGAACATTCTCCCagcttcctgttccttcctgtagCAGCTCAAGCacttttcatttgttcattctTTGTTTTGGAGAGGATTTTTGTGGCCGTTCATCATCAGTTTGTTGTACTGACTGTGTCGCAAACTGAGCTCTGAGTGATGCACATTATTCCAACCAAAGATGACAACAAATCAAGAAGAAAATGGCAAAACCAGATGTGGACATCAAAGCATTCTTTTGAAGGTGCTTTTCAATATGTTATGATGGGGTCATCGCATCAGGTTACCATAGGAATCCTGGATATCATTGGTTTCTAGCAGACAGTGAGACAGTGCTGTGGACTCTAAAAAGACTTGAGCTCTGGTTGGAGAAACGTATGCGAGATTGAATTGGTGATCATTTACTCTCGTTTCAGTTTTAGtatatttatttggaaatgaaCAGACTTCTCTGCCTTTCAAGAAAACCTCAAGTATTGCAGTTGAAGGAAAACCATCTCAAtgaacaaaaaggaagaaaaaaaaacacgagcTGCTGTTGCATGAACCGGACAGCCATGAGAGCAAAGGATCCTGTATATTTGTAATCACTTTgttttaactttgtgttttaaactcGAGCACTTTATTAAGGAACAGAAGGAGGGGACAATGGGAAGAATAATGTGAAGATGGGGAGGACGCTTTTCTCATCTCTCTTTTAATCACCCTCATGCATGATCAATAAGTCCTCACACATGCGTTCAAACGGATCAGTGGGCTGcagttttcagccattttaatgCCTCTGACCTATTTTCTGTTAATAACAGAGCAACATTTTGAAAGCTTTGCTTCTGACTTGTTGATCATGTAGCTGACAGTAAGGTGGGGTTCGGTTAGGAGGGACTGAGTCTTCTGACATGAGCATCCAGATGTGTTGAATGGATGCACATCCTTCTCCTGCAGCCAGCTCGCTGTCCACTGCAAACCCTGCTGAAATGAAGCTGATCTGTTGCATTACTTCACAAGTTCTAACAATAAGATTCATTTTtctcaagaagaaaaaatctaatcaaatgcAGCTTTTTGTCTTATCAGAACTGTAgctcatttttaataaaactaaacttgTTTGGAAACTTGTATATATCTGAATGAGCCGCATGTCAGGGTTTTCCTTTTTGAGGGGTCCGTGTGTTTGAGGTCCTCCTGAGGGCGGCAAAGGCTGCTGCCTGTCAGTCAAAGAGCACAAGTCTTTATATGTAGATAGATGAATTTCTattgcttgtgtttgtgtttgccaAGGGTTTGCTAAGAAGACCAATCATTGGCACACCTGGCGCGTGCCAAAGATTGCAACAAAACTCATGGCAGCGCCACTCTTTCTACCAGGACTGTTTGTTGTTGAGATAACATTCTTTAGCGCTCGTTTAGACCGCGACTCGTCTGTCATTTCCTCCCACTCTGGATTCAGAGTTTTCTCCTGCGTCCCCCTGCCTCCCTCTGAAGTCATGTGCTGTGTTCCAAACactgtatgtactgtatgtgagAGCTGCCAGGTGTGCATTAAGGTCAATAGTATCTAGATAGAACAGGAGGTGCCTTCTTCTCCTGAAAGCAGACACAGGCCTACTCCTCTGTACATGTGTGAACATGTTTATCTGTGTAAGAAGAAAAACTCTGAGGAGTTTCAGGGCCTACATTTCAGATGTACTGTTCTTTATCTATACATATCCCTGTTTGAGTTATTCCCTCCTCTTTGCCATGAGCTCTGATCAACATGAAGCCTTTTACTGCACACAAACTAAAGAGGGAACTGatgaggtgggggggggggaaccaCAATCTTTGTATAGTTTTGGACTGTATTAAAACAAGGACTGTTTAAGATGAAGCATGGGTACCAAGTCTGTATCTGACCCTGTAGAACCTCTAGAATGTTGAATGTATCTACCCTGTTGTTTTGCACCTCCAGCTTGAACTGAATGCCTATTGAAGTCAGTCACAACTGTTATTAGACTCTGTCTGAGCATCAGTTTTGCAAAGTGAAATGTTAACGTTCTGCTCGTTTGATTCAAAGCTGAGTCTCCCTTTGTCCTTGATGGAACTCAAATACAGTCtttgtaattaaaagaaatgaaaatgtgtgtgttttttaataagcttgaaaaaaattgctttaattttttaaaatgcaaaaacaagctTATGGATGAtgtgtttcagattttaattgagGTACATATACTACTGAGCATCTCACGAGGAGGATGTGGGTAATATTGGCATGTAGAGAAGTGATAAGCTTCATAAAAGGTGGACCATTAGCTGTGGCATGATGATTGGCTTATGTGTTATGTATCAGAAATATCTCATTAAATTATTACTAAATCTTTCTGAAGGTAAACGCTCTCAAAACCTAAAATTTACAGTTTCTGAAAACGACTTTTGTCTCCGTCTGAAACATAATGTAACCTTCCTCGCATAATGAAGAGAACCATTGCAGTTAGactcttaacatttttttatctaacAAGCTCTAATAAGAGCTGAGCTGGATCCCATTTCTTTAACTCTGTCATTAGATGAGATTACGCTTCAAATGGAACAAGCATGTTCTTGTAAACTGGAGTACCTTTGTTTGTGGGGGGGAATTCAGTGCCGAAATAACCTTTGCTTTGGCACCCCTTTACCACAGCGCCCTTAAGCATTATAGCTTTATATCTGTTTTTTGCACCACCACAGTGACGGGGATGATCAATAGGAATGCTACTTGTGGAAGAACACTGGTTCTGTGATCTCTCTGCTGGGTGGATATGGATCTTTACAGCTGAGGTAACAAGGACTGTAAGGAGTGGGGAGCTGAGAACCCCCCCTGCCCTGAAGACAGGAGCCACTGCCTGAAGACTGTTTCTCCTATGGTTGCTGAGGAAACCAGCATGTAAAAAATGGCACCCACTGATTGGCTCCTTCtctgtttgacattttaaagcacCAATTGCTGGCCTCAGCTATCGAAATGTTTGGAACTTTGTACTAAAGTAATATCAAACTTGCTGGTGGGAGAGGCGGAGGAACTTATTGAAGGTAGCTTGCTTTCAAAGTAGTTGTTCTAAGGTGAACTTTATTCTGTGTAGTTATTAACAGATGTTTTGTGAGCAGCCAAGTTCGCTTTctcaaaatgtgtgtttttgaaagTTTAGAGTGCGTCTGAGGCGTTTAGGCACACAATCCCTACAGATGGCATCAGAAGTTAATTTAAATTGGATATTGAAATTCGCGCTGCGCGCAGTAAGCGGCGTCTAGCTCAAGGTTGAACCGATTCCTGAACGCGATTTCGGCCAGCCGTTCTCTACCGCTCCCTCCTCCACAGGGCGGGTGTTCTGACTGTCAGTACTACTACctcgtcagattttcctaccgtaGCACGCATTCAAAACTGCCACCGTCATGTTTACAAACCGAAAACTATAGCGGGTCGTGCTAATGTTAAAcacattaattaataataatttataacatTACGGTATTTGAGTGAcgggactgaagtggaagcttaggaGTTATGCTTAGCATAGCTTTGGAACAATTTATATACACGACGAAACCACAAGAAAATCACTTCCTTCATCAGAATATCCTATCcggttaaaatgaaaagctatagACCTATGAACTAATCcttttattagaattttctactttttaaaaatattttacagatgtGTTTGTATGAATAAAGCGGCATCAGACAGGGGAaactttttttacttaaattaaattaaacacagacatctACAAATTTAGTACACCGCTATTACGCAGCTTCAATCTCAAATAATATCGCTACCAACATGCTCTATTTAGCAcggtttaataaataaaaaaaacgtgttattaaactaaaatattttaaagtataggGACAGGTCTATAAAGccaggaataaataaaataaataaagcttaccTTAATCTTCGACGAAAAAAAAACAGACGAAACGAAACTTCCACAGGTAGGATGTATCgataagaaatctgctgagtaaGCAGTGACGTAGCATCGATGTGCGTATGCGCATTACCACAAGGTAGGACGGATTAATGGGAAGCGCAAGTGGAACAAGTGGCCGCTTAAGTTCCCGGGGCCGCTAGGGGGCCCCCTAAGTGgaacagttttttattattttagttttttgtaatGATTGCTATGTAattatattaacaaaaacacacacattcattctaaagttgtgattgtttttatacaataatatatatttgataatgtatgtagaaatctTTCTTACATGggcaaaaagacaaattaaaaaataaattgttcttgGGAGTtccctggtggccgcggtaggtacTGCACTGCACGGTAATATGAGCTGCTGTGCGGCTCTACTGCATTAATATATCAAGGAGCTACTCCAAGCTGTAGTTGGCgatatgttgtttgctgctgagcatatATGTatctaaaacaaactttatttttcaaaggtGTGCCGATAGATCGGCCACCGACCATAATCGGCCGATTTCcgtgaaaaagtgtatgatcggTAATCGCCGATCACTGTCTCTTGTGTCCTATCACCAAAACCGATCACCTGCATCTCACTTCGCGTGTGCAGCTGATCTCCCCCTTTACTTTACACAGCGTAAGCTTGCGACACCAAATAAGCAACATCATGTGGAACTTCAAAGCTCAGAGCCAGAAGGGAAGTTTGCCTGTTGTGGCGGAAAATTGCCTGGCTTGGGCACGTCAAAAAGCATCAAGACAACGAATCTAAtatgacatttataaaacaagcaCTTGACGGAGTATGGCTATTGAAgctcactgtaaaaaaaaaaaaaaagacatcctgTACGGCCAGACAACAGGTAAAGCAGCGCATAACTACCAACACTCACCGGGATGCGTATGACGGCCAGAACACTAAACAAATAATCCGAAAAGTTAACTCAACGAGCTGGCGGTGTAAAATGCTGGTTCTACTCCCGCTGTTGGACCACCGCTACTAGCTGCTAGTAGATGTATGTGTGTATGGATACAAAAAATTCTGGGAGTTTTCAACTGCTTTAGGATAATTTCGATGTGCTGCAtccaaaaatcacttttattttgctcAATCAGATCAACTTTCTGAGCTATGGATgaaacatgagcatcaaaatgcatgacTTGTTCTCACATATGGATCGGTTTCCTGAAAATCAGATTCCAGATTCTGATCCCAGAATCTGGGAGAGattccatcaggacagaaaagagatgaataattttgcataatgaagacgtaatgttcaatttaaatgtaattactcTCACCAGTCTTTATGATTCAATTAGCAGAAATCCAAGTTTAATTAATAAACTCtgttagaaaacttttttttccctcctaaaaccttttttggtCAAGAAATATTAACGGAAATGTCACAAAAACGTAATCAATTTTGTCAGAAGATTGGATTTCtcaaaatcaaatttgaataaaaacctgacctgattgggaaaaatggatgtcatttttggattcagtgGTGCAAAAATAGTtctaattcagttgaaaaaaacattaacaacctccaaaaaatatcattttgtgACCCAGTGTAATCCTTCTGTAATGTTCCTCCCAGATGTCTCAGGAAGAGCTGGTTGTAGAGCGGGCCAGGCGCTCCTTCCAGACTGGCAGAAGCAAACCTCTGGAGTTcagactgcagcagctgagAAGGCTGCAGAGCTTCTTAAAGGAGAGGCAGGAAGACATTAAAGATGCTCTGCAGAAGGATCTCGGGAAGGTTGGCAACTCATTTataacacacatttattttgttattctttGGATCAGTCTAATTTATTCAGTCCTAATGGTGAGGAAATGTTACCACCTCGTTTTGTACAGTTGTCAATCTCCTTCTTTACACTCTAAAAGCTGTTGTGTTGAAAACAACCCAATATGAGTTATTGACTTGGTGGATTTAACAGAACACAGTTGATCACAGGTTTGACCCAAAACACTGGTTAGAAGTTTAACCCAAAATAGGTGAAACTGATGAGTGTTTAATGTTAGACCGAACAAAGAGAGGCTAATCACACTAGTCAATGACCTGGTTACCTAAGCAAAAAATATGAGTTAAACTGAATGATGTCTATTTTCTATGCTTCTATAAAAAGCGCCATCATAGGGACACAGTGGCGTAAAAACAAGGTCTGCACTATGCGACACATAGGGGCGCCACACTAGAGGGGACACCAAAGTGATGGCAGAAAAAGTCTTTTAGTcgtcattttctgtatttaacagctgtttgtgcgTTGGAAAACTTCCCAATGATGCCTGTAATGTGTCTGGGTACACCTAAGAAAGTACTTAGATGTCCCCTGCAGAGACACATAGAAGTTATGCTAGGTTATTGTGTGTATGCAATGTCTGTAAATTCAAATAAcagatttgaattttaaatttactgAATACTTCATATTCATAGTTAACTGCTTAAAAATTCAAAGCCAAATTTCTATGCTGCAatttttatatgatttttttttatatgttgaaaTGTTAATTCAAACTTAAAATACGTTGATGGATGACGTCACTTGtcatttttcatattatttacaTCTGATCTTTGCCCTCATTGGTTATTGTAATGAGAGCAAATTCCTGCatgttttctatttctgtttccCATTCAGAACCAGGAACAAGAGAATGTGTGGTTCTCCCCAACTGGAGAAATGTTAGGAAACTATTTTCCAAAGTAAAAAAGAGCTAAATGTGTGTGTACATAAATGCTGCTCTTGAATGGGGTTGTATGACCCCATTGCTGGCAGGCTTTTACAGCAATGGCTTCTGATTGTCTGGAATGATATCCTGAAGAGCCCAGTGGTGACCTTTTACCTTTCAAAGACACAGTGTGAGTGGTGAAGTTTAACGTGGATATTGTCCAGAGATGGAGGGAGATCAGTTTGCGTGAGTGCACGATTGACTGAAACAAACTCAAGGAATCAGAATAGAATTATTTCACTACCTTTGTTTCACAGAGCGGCTGTGCGTCTGAGCTGTATGAACTGCTGGTTGTGGAGGCCGAACTTCAGCTCTCATTGACGAGGCTTGCAGAGTGGGCAGCTCCCCGGCCCGTGGAGAAGAACCTCTTCACTCTATCGGATGAGGTCTACGTCAGGCCAGAGCCCCTCGGGGTGGTTCTCATCGTCGGACCCTGGAACTATCCCTGGTCTCTCACCCTGCTGCCACTAGTTGGAGCTATTGCAGCAGGTAGCTGGCAGTTTTCAGTCCTCTATGGATCAGATGTAGAGGGTCAGATGTCACTTTACTGGCTGAATCCAGTAAAGTGAACCTTTAAAAGACATTGATATAAACGGTGTTTATAAGAATTGGAATGTTACTATGTTAATCAGGGCTAGGCAGCTGCACTATAGATGAGCCTAACTTTTTATAGAAATCATTATTGACATAATATAACAATCTAAGTGACTGAAAAAAAGCTGATTCAGTTATAGACTTTATGTAATGGCATACAGACTTCATGCTTTGGCATACATGGCAGACTTTATGCCAATCTGGCTTGGTCAGACTGTAGACCAACGTTTCTAGCATGCTCTCTAGTTTTGTCCATTGAGTCTTGTTGAGTGCTCATCTTTAATCTTGCATAAATTCTGACCCATCATCCTCACAATGATATGGATCAGTGACTCCATGACTGTCATGTGGTTACAGAGGTACAAAGCTGTATGTCATCAGCATAGGTACAGTGAGtctggaaagtattcacaaatgggatttcttggttttaataaatttgcaaaaatctcgaaaacatttttccacattgtaTTGATGAAGTATTTGTGTGTAAAGTTTCCAAGAAATAATCAGACTGGGCCATAACAAAATGCGGAGCAAGTGAagtgctgtgaatactttctggatGCATTGTATGAAAGGAGAAGTTGTAGTAATCTGGACTTTGAAAATACCTAAAAGAAGCCTAAAAGAAATAAGTGACCACAAGGCATCCTAGAACGCAGCTGAACATTGTTGACAATTTATGATATTATCCACTTAATGTCTGTAATGACATTTATTGTAGGTAGTCTGATAAAGTTTGAATTGACTGGCAGCTGTTGTCCTCCAAAGGACATTTTGACTTCCGTATTACTGTAGAGCAGTGAAATCCTCAGACCTGAAGACTTTAACACTGCTTTCCTCACAGGTGGctaatgtttgatgtttttataatataaacACTGGACTGTCTCTTTCAGATGAATAACGTATTATGGTTTTTAAATTGGGCCTGATGCCTGTGTCAGACCCACCTGATAATACTGTAAGAGCCGCTAAAAGTCAAGTTGAATGTTACACATTGATGCCCCAATTCAGCTTTAACATTGTTAGACTTTAACAAGCCCTAGGCTGGTATGTTTTGTACCGACAGAGGCCACAGACACATTTCCTTTCCTGAGAAAATGCCATCCTTTTCTACAGTCAGCGCTTGGATCACATTGATGGTGTGGCTGCTGACTTTACTAGAGCTGTCTGTCTACGTCATGCTGTAGCGTTAACTGtgttgtgtccttgagtctcagTTTGCGTTGTTCCTCCACTTGAAgccaaaacatttgttttgtaattcTGATGCAAGAAGTGTTTTGAACAGAAGATCTTTTGGGAAGTAAGAGTTCTCAATGAATCCTTTTCAATTAATCCTTTTTTGTGTAGGTCACAAATCCATTTGTCACATTCTCATTACTAGAGAGTAATAAAAACCAAAGGAAAATGACTATACAGTCCAGacttggacacaccttttaattcaatgagtttcctttattttcatgactattgacattgtagattcacactgaaggcatcaaaactatgaataacacatgtggaaatatgcactaaacaaaaaagtgtaaaacaactgagaataccccttatattgtagtttcttcaaagtagcaaccttttgctgtgattactgctttgcacacactctgcattttcttgatgagcttcaagaggtcgtcacctgaaatggttttcacttcataggtcaacctgccctgtcaggttaataagtgggatttcttgccttataaatagtcattaaaataaagaaaacccattgaattagaaaggtgtgtccaaacttttggtctgtactgtagataCAAATGCtttaatttccatggcaaccatgcAGCTGTACAAAACGCGTGGCTGGTCTGAGCCCCTCCTTCAAGATGCAGCTCCTTcttagagctgcagtttccaagcttccacccCACAGAGCAGCTCTTCTCCACcttctaaccctaaccctaacccactcagctccttcagactagccaacagcaattagcaaatacctggtggaactgcacattagttgagctcattataggagctacttctcagtgaaatgctgggaaaaacattaaatggttTAATacaggagccatgttgtgatggcttcctgaagtctgagtttcagaaagaactagagattttaaagagacagaggcccaatttcaaggtttaaattctgaagtcaaatttcttttaagtcaaatttcatatatacagcatttttataacaactgatggAAACATAGTTATTCaattttgctataaaataatCCTATGTGcccagaaaacatttaatactgccatttaaaggtttttgtttggccaaaatgatcaaaaagtatttttagttaGTTTAAAGCGAAGGGAAAAAGCAAGCATTTAAGCTAAAATAGGTGTTCAAATATATGAATACCAATGATGTACTGTTTGTGTAACCACTGTATGTGTAACAGCTTGTCCATGTAAGCATATTAACTCATTTCAGCACAACACTGAGCAGATGCAGCTGGTAACTCCTGACTTTCATCATGTCTGTCTGTTCCAGGTTTTTCATGATGAATTCGTTTATCATTTCCTTTGTTATTCAGGTAATGCAGCAATAGTAAAACCATCTGAGATCAGCTCCACCTCCTCTACAGTCATCAAGCAACTTCTTCCCCTGTACTTGGATAAGGTTAGCTTGTTGCTTTGCTCTTCTGAGTGTTTGCATTGACATTGAATTGTGTATAACTGGAAACAATGTGTGTAGGATTTGTACCAAGTGGTGGAAGGTGGTGTGCCAGAGACCCAGCAGCTACTGAAGCAGAGGTTTGATCACATCTTCTACACAGGCAGTACAGCTGTAGGTAAACTGGTgatggaggctgcagcgccccACCTCACCCCTGTGACCCTGGAGCTGGGCGGGAAGAGCCCCTGCTACATCGACAAGGACTGTGACATCAGGATCGCTTGCCGGTCTGTGTTTTACGAAAAATATAGAACAAAACGTCACAATAGCTCCACCGAACCATCTAACACGATGGACCGTTTCTGATCTTTCTTCCAACACAGCCGCATCACATGGGCGAAGCTTATAAACTGTGGTCAGACATGCATTGCTCCAGATTTTATTCTGTGTGAACCTTCTGTACAAAACAGAGTGGTGGAAGAGATCAGGAGGTGTGTTAAGGTTAGTGTGGCCTGAAGAATGGAATggaattcacacacacacacacacacacacacgcacacacgcacgcacgcgcgCGCACGCaagcacgcacgcacacacacacgcacacacacacacacacacacacacccacacacgcacacacacacacacactggttgGAAACCACAATCAAAATCaaccaaatatttcacattagtttggttcaaaataaatcaatttaattcagtttacttctatagcaccaattcacaacaaatgtcagctcattgcactttaaaaaacagaaaaaataaagacagcagAAGTGCAAAGTGATGCACATCACAGAGAGAAGTATGGATTGCAAAGAAAAGAAGTATAAGAAGTTTCcatatatatgaatatgttgtgTGTCATGTAGGGGCTTACATTGCTTACCAGTTTATAACAAGCCATTGATTGTTATTAGTGATGGACAATACAGGTTGCTAACACATAGCAGTacagatgagacaaagataAGAACTTCAGAAGCACACTTTCTGTGTCCTTTCTGGAAGACCTTACATTCACTAAGCCTCACATTGCCTTCCTATTAATGACTCCACCTGTCAATCAATCCAGTGGGTTTGTCAGCACCTGACAAACCCACTGTGTGATCACAATTTATCCTGAAGTGAACATCCCTTACCTGGAGGTACTGACCCTCCAACAAAGTGTTAGTGTATCAATATGATTGTGCTGCCATCATAGagatttggtggaaaataatcagaaaaaaattttaaacattatatAATCCAGACTTTACCCCAAGCATTTAGAgcacaaaataaagtttattccaTTACCAGAAACCTAAACAGaatctggaaaaatgtaaaagattgaTATATGCCTGTAGCCGACCACATGAACAGCTCAATATTTTCTCATTGTTGCATTATATATTTAATGGTTAAATCAAGATTTATGCATAAACTGAGGTCCAAATCAATAAATGCATGCTTTGGCTACAAATGGGTACAGTTTATTTGTAAACCAGTAACTTCTTAGGCATCTGATACAAATATTCATACGCAGCCAGACAATTGTGGTCAACGTTACTCTGTTATGTCTGGATGTTCTTGATGCTCTGTGCCCAAAAATGTGGCACAAATTATACGTGTGCTGCATGTTCCACATATTATGCGGGCCAACGACGGACGGATTAGTGCAGCTAGTCTGCTGACAATGTTTatgtaattaaaccaaaacaaaaaacaccatgattaaactttaatattgtGTCATgttaataaacaaacagaaatgaatattaacaaccACCAGAGAGCAAACAA
It includes:
- the LOC102234033 gene encoding fatty aldehyde dehydrogenase-like isoform X2; the encoded protein is MSQEELVVERARRSFQTGRSKPLEFRLQQLRRLQSFLKERQEDIKDALQKDLGKSGCASELYELLVVEAELQLSLTRLAEWAAPRPVEKNLFTLSDEVYVRPEPLGVVLIVGPWNYPWSLTLLPLVGAIAAGNAAIVKPSEISSTSSTVIKQLLPLYLDKDLYQVVEGGVPETQQLLKQRFDHIFYTGSTAVGKLVMEAAAPHLTPVTLELGGKSPCYIDKDCDIRIACRRITWAKLINCGQTCIAPDFILCEPSVQNRVVEEIRRCVKEFYADSPKTSDDYGRIINQRQFKRIVGLMEGCTIAFGGDADESQGYIGPTVLKNVTGDSRVMQEEIFGPLLPIVTVQSVDEAIHFINEREKPLALYVFSHNAKLIEKVLAETSSGALVANDCIVHFLDSALPFGGVGHSGMGRYRGRHTFDQLSNLRSCMIKQLKMEGLNSMRYPPHSTKKLGWARRFLLSQLNVQKLRNMAMLAMLTCLAAFVVQRFLR